A single genomic interval of Microbacterium sp. zg-Y1090 harbors:
- the flgK gene encoding flagellar hook-associated protein FlgK, whose product MSTFSGLGTAASALAAARRGIDLVGQNVANQTTQGYTRQRLETSSVVPPAVSGRFSTGVQPGQGVSIDGISRLGDAVLDARVRDTLASSGYWSTKAIAALTAEAALAEPTENGIADRLSQFWAGWQDLSNSPDSTAAAAVVLTGAEALAARIADGYRAVAGQWSSARGSVDGMVAQINATAGEVAQLNASIRDAAASGGSLNELVDRRNLLAQTVSRLSGAVGTVEADGTMTLRLDGNALVSGDKARVLTVDGPSSIEAGRPTVLSWEGSFAVNIASGELGGMLAVLAPADQGGVLAGLAASHNDLATSLATALNAQHRAGATSGGAPGGDFFALSAGGPAALGLTVVPQGRTDLALAAPGGGALDGTNADAMWAISRRPDGPDALWGDVVSRFAVATAADAGRAERAETGAVAAAVAQQSVAGVDNDEETLNLLTYQTAYQAAARVLTAVDEALDVLINRTGLVGR is encoded by the coding sequence ATGTCGACATTCAGTGGATTGGGCACGGCTGCCAGCGCGCTGGCAGCCGCACGACGGGGCATCGACCTGGTCGGGCAGAACGTCGCGAACCAGACCACACAGGGCTACACCCGCCAGCGGCTGGAGACCTCCTCGGTCGTCCCCCCGGCCGTCTCGGGCAGGTTCAGCACGGGTGTGCAGCCCGGGCAGGGCGTGTCGATCGACGGAATCTCGCGACTGGGCGACGCCGTGCTCGACGCGCGCGTGCGCGACACGCTGGCATCCTCGGGCTACTGGTCGACGAAGGCCATCGCGGCGCTGACGGCGGAGGCCGCCCTCGCCGAGCCCACCGAGAACGGCATCGCCGACCGGCTGTCGCAGTTCTGGGCGGGGTGGCAGGACCTGTCCAACTCGCCCGATTCCACCGCCGCGGCCGCCGTTGTGCTGACCGGTGCCGAGGCCCTCGCCGCGCGCATCGCCGACGGCTACCGTGCGGTCGCGGGTCAGTGGTCCAGCGCGAGGGGATCCGTCGACGGCATGGTCGCGCAGATCAACGCCACCGCCGGCGAGGTCGCGCAGCTGAACGCCTCGATCCGTGACGCCGCCGCATCCGGGGGATCGCTCAATGAGCTCGTCGACCGGCGCAACCTGCTCGCCCAGACCGTGTCGCGCCTCTCCGGCGCTGTCGGCACGGTCGAGGCCGATGGCACCATGACGCTCCGCCTGGACGGCAACGCCCTGGTGTCGGGCGACAAGGCGCGCGTGCTGACGGTCGACGGTCCGTCGTCGATCGAGGCCGGCCGGCCCACGGTCTTGTCCTGGGAGGGCTCGTTCGCGGTGAATATCGCCAGCGGAGAGCTGGGCGGGATGCTGGCCGTGCTGGCACCGGCCGACCAGGGCGGCGTGCTGGCCGGTCTCGCCGCATCGCACAACGACCTCGCCACCTCGCTGGCCACCGCGCTGAATGCCCAGCATCGCGCCGGTGCGACCTCGGGTGGGGCTCCCGGCGGCGATTTCTTCGCGCTCTCCGCCGGCGGACCCGCGGCGCTCGGCTTGACCGTGGTGCCCCAGGGGCGTACCGACCTGGCGCTCGCGGCGCCCGGCGGTGGCGCGCTGGACGGCACCAACGCCGACGCGATGTGGGCGATCAGCCGTCGCCCCGACGGACCCGACGCCCTCTGGGGCGACGTCGTTTCGCGGTTCGCGGTCGCGACGGCCGCGGATGCCGGACGGGCAGAGCGCGCCGAGACCGGTGCGGTGGCCGCAGCCGTCGCCCAGCAGTCCGTGGCCGGCGTCGACAACGACGAGGAGACGCTCAACCTGCTCACCTACCAGACCGCCTATCAGGCCGCCGCGCGCGTGCTCACCGCCGTCGACGAAGCGCTCGACGTGCTCATCAACCGCACCGGCCTCGTCGGCCGCTGA
- a CDS encoding flagellin — protein MGMQITTNVSALNAYRNLSSTQNDLSKSLEKLSSGLRINRAADDAAGLAISEGLKSQVNGLNVAQRNAQDGISVIQTAEGALTEVHSILQRMRDLAVQAGNGSNNAESRTAIQTEVTQLTDELVRIADSTNFNGISLLKGGDALSFQVGANGEASSQITVATADLKDALASITAITYGADTASSTHTPDATNFKFDSAVNAALAITAIDTAIEKVSTSRADLGAAQNRMESTINSLAVSAENLSAAKSRITDTDMASEMVKYTAANILSQAGTAMLAQANQSTQGVLQLLR, from the coding sequence ATGGGAATGCAGATCACCACCAACGTGTCGGCGCTCAACGCCTACCGCAACCTGTCCAGCACGCAGAACGACCTGTCGAAGTCGCTCGAGAAGCTCTCGAGCGGTCTGCGCATCAACCGTGCTGCGGACGACGCCGCCGGCCTCGCGATCTCCGAGGGACTGAAGTCCCAGGTCAACGGCCTCAACGTCGCCCAGCGCAACGCCCAGGACGGCATCTCGGTCATCCAGACCGCAGAAGGCGCCCTGACGGAGGTCCACTCGATCCTCCAGCGCATGCGTGACCTCGCGGTGCAGGCCGGCAACGGCTCGAACAACGCCGAGTCGCGCACCGCGATCCAGACCGAGGTCACCCAGCTGACCGATGAGCTGGTTCGCATCGCGGACTCGACGAACTTCAACGGCATCAGCCTGCTGAAGGGCGGCGACGCGCTGAGCTTCCAGGTCGGCGCCAACGGCGAGGCCTCGTCGCAGATCACCGTCGCCACGGCGGACCTGAAGGATGCGCTGGCATCCATCACCGCCATCACCTACGGCGCGGACACCGCCTCTTCGACGCACACGCCGGACGCGACGAACTTCAAGTTCGACTCGGCCGTCAACGCGGCACTGGCGATCACGGCGATCGACACGGCGATCGAGAAGGTCTCGACCTCTCGCGCCGACCTCGGTGCGGCGCAGAACCGCATGGAGTCGACCATCAACAGCCTCGCCGTCTCGGCCGAGAACCTGTCGGCCGCGAAGAGCCGCATCACCGACACCGACATGGCGTCGGAGATGGTCAAGTACACCGCTGCAAACATCCTGTCGCAGGCCGGCACCGCCATGCTCGCGCAGGCGAACCAGTCGACGCAGGGCGTTCTGCAGCTGCTGCGCTGA
- a CDS encoding flagellin, whose amino-acid sequence MTSQTMSQTAMRHLQGGLSELARLQSQATSQRAFAAPSEDPTAAAAVLDVHAAQRRTAQFSRNIDDGLAWVTTVDNAISASTALLGRVRDLTVQGANSGAMDATSREAIAVELAGIRDELLAQANTDLRGRSVFAGTSDARAFAADYSFSGVPGSEVRRRVSDGETVRVDADGGQVFGTGADSVFALVDQIAADLRAGVNVGARLGQIDQHVNTMLGVQGAVGARQSQIERAKEATLDSTVTLEARRAAVEDVDTVEVLVKLQAQELVYRSALAVTGRVLQPTLMDFLR is encoded by the coding sequence GTGACCTCACAGACCATGTCCCAGACGGCCATGCGCCATCTGCAGGGCGGGCTGAGCGAACTCGCCCGGCTGCAGTCGCAGGCCACGTCTCAGCGGGCCTTCGCCGCGCCGTCGGAGGACCCGACCGCCGCAGCGGCCGTGCTGGACGTGCACGCGGCGCAGCGGCGCACCGCACAGTTCTCCCGGAACATCGACGACGGCCTCGCGTGGGTCACGACCGTCGACAACGCCATCAGCGCCTCCACCGCGCTGCTCGGACGGGTGCGTGACCTCACGGTGCAGGGCGCCAACTCGGGCGCCATGGACGCGACCTCGCGCGAGGCGATCGCCGTCGAGCTGGCGGGCATCCGCGACGAGCTCCTGGCTCAGGCGAACACCGATCTGCGAGGACGTTCAGTGTTCGCCGGCACGTCGGACGCGCGAGCCTTCGCCGCGGACTACTCCTTCAGCGGGGTGCCCGGATCCGAGGTGCGCCGCCGCGTCTCCGACGGCGAGACGGTGCGGGTGGACGCGGACGGAGGGCAGGTCTTCGGCACAGGAGCGGACTCGGTGTTCGCCCTCGTCGACCAGATCGCCGCGGACCTGCGCGCGGGCGTGAACGTGGGCGCCCGGCTCGGCCAGATCGATCAGCACGTGAACACTATGCTCGGGGTGCAGGGTGCCGTCGGCGCCCGACAGTCGCAGATCGAGCGGGCGAAGGAGGCGACCTTGGATTCCACGGTCACGCTCGAGGCGCGTCGCGCCGCAGTGGAGGATGTCGACACGGTGGAGGTCCTGGTGAAGCTGCAAGCCCAGGAGCTCGTGTACCGATCGGCTCTGGCGGTGACGGGGCGCGTCCTGCAACCGACCCTGATGGACTTCCTGCGATGA
- a CDS encoding flagellar protein FlgN — translation MQLWQERELLELLIFKLEEQRLLLEAGSMRWIHFASREVEQVLERLRVSGIGRDVEVAAVAREWGVPEVTTLSGLVSAAPTDAWREVFAEHRVALTACMSEIAQLKDSNEGYLRAAARAVDETLASLAASTGEYTTHGERAREDTARIVDKEM, via the coding sequence ATGCAGTTGTGGCAGGAGCGGGAGCTGCTTGAGCTGCTGATCTTCAAACTCGAGGAGCAGCGACTGCTCCTCGAGGCGGGGAGCATGCGCTGGATCCACTTCGCCAGCAGGGAGGTCGAGCAGGTGCTCGAGCGCCTGCGGGTGTCGGGGATCGGCCGCGACGTCGAAGTCGCGGCGGTGGCACGGGAGTGGGGAGTGCCGGAGGTCACCACCCTGTCGGGACTGGTGAGCGCCGCTCCCACCGACGCGTGGCGCGAGGTCTTCGCCGAGCATCGGGTGGCCCTGACCGCCTGCATGTCGGAGATCGCGCAGCTGAAGGATTCCAACGAGGGGTACCTCCGGGCGGCGGCCCGCGCCGTCGATGAGACCCTCGCCAGTCTCGCCGCGAGCACGGGCGAATACACCACGCACGGTGAACGGGCGCGTGAAGACACCGCCCGCATCGTGGACAAGGAGATGTAG
- the fliW gene encoding flagellar assembly protein FliW, with amino-acid sequence MTVALRFGAPPPGLAPHTAFELDPVEGSAALFAMWSVDDPAVRLFLVDPRDVVPDYAPVLSDAQAGRLGLTSAGDAQLLLVAQMTDEGVGVNLLAPVVLNRRTGDAAQVILEGQDLPVRAILN; translated from the coding sequence ATGACCGTCGCGCTGCGGTTCGGCGCCCCGCCTCCCGGGCTCGCTCCGCACACGGCGTTCGAGCTCGATCCGGTCGAGGGCTCCGCCGCACTGTTCGCGATGTGGTCCGTCGACGATCCAGCAGTGCGTCTGTTCCTCGTCGATCCCCGCGACGTCGTCCCCGACTATGCGCCCGTGCTCTCCGACGCACAGGCCGGCCGCCTCGGGCTCACGTCGGCCGGCGATGCGCAGCTGCTCCTCGTCGCGCAGATGACCGACGAGGGCGTGGGGGTCAACCTGTTGGCGCCGGTGGTGCTGAACCGTCGCACCGGCGACGCCGCTCAGGTCATCCTCGAGGGGCAGGATCTGCCCGTGCGGGCCATCCTGAACTGA
- a CDS encoding sugar-transfer associated ATP-grasp domain-containing protein, with protein sequence MTSVPHLAPRLRYLAGRAMRLDAASLWTRARAAGARHDRNPVAVAADMMWEAGVHGVGFQDYIDYDFAILTREERATYMTNPVSNRLSLTFDDPAYRHVFHDKVEFNRVFDAHLQREWLVLREDNADELRAFADRHGVIVTKEPLGHQGRGVHRYHTDAVTDWSAFHRGLLARGEILVEEVIRQHEDLAALCAGTVNTTRVTAFFDGETTHILAMAQKFGRGAVSDQNTFGGFYAMLDERGRATGAGYDSCNRVYETHPDSGVRISDFELPRFDEVVAFVDRVARVVPQVRYVGWDIAVTAHGPVLVEGNWAAGVYENKPSATGIRTGHKDRYLTAIGAAKPVSRHRTGERVAA encoded by the coding sequence ATGACATCCGTTCCGCACCTCGCCCCCCGCCTGCGCTACCTCGCCGGGCGGGCGATGCGGCTCGATGCGGCATCCCTGTGGACGCGGGCACGCGCGGCGGGTGCCCGCCACGACCGCAATCCGGTCGCGGTCGCCGCCGACATGATGTGGGAGGCCGGCGTCCACGGCGTCGGGTTCCAGGACTACATCGACTACGACTTCGCGATCCTCACCCGCGAGGAGCGCGCCACGTACATGACCAACCCGGTCTCGAACCGCTTGTCCCTCACCTTCGACGACCCCGCCTACCGGCACGTCTTCCACGACAAGGTCGAGTTCAACCGCGTGTTCGATGCGCATCTGCAGCGGGAGTGGCTGGTGCTGCGCGAGGACAACGCAGACGAGCTGCGCGCCTTCGCCGACAGGCACGGCGTGATCGTCACCAAGGAGCCGCTCGGCCACCAGGGCCGGGGCGTGCACCGCTACCACACCGACGCCGTGACCGACTGGTCGGCATTCCACCGGGGGCTGCTCGCGCGGGGTGAGATCCTCGTCGAAGAGGTCATCCGCCAGCACGAAGACCTGGCCGCCCTCTGCGCCGGCACCGTCAACACCACCCGCGTCACCGCATTCTTCGACGGTGAGACCACCCACATCCTCGCGATGGCGCAGAAATTCGGCCGGGGCGCGGTGAGCGACCAGAACACATTCGGCGGGTTCTACGCGATGCTCGACGAGCGTGGGCGGGCCACCGGCGCGGGTTACGACTCCTGCAACCGCGTGTACGAGACACACCCCGACAGCGGCGTGCGCATCTCGGACTTCGAGCTCCCGAGGTTCGACGAAGTGGTCGCCTTCGTGGATCGCGTCGCACGCGTGGTCCCCCAGGTGCGCTACGTCGGCTGGGACATCGCCGTCACCGCCCACGGGCCGGTGCTCGTCGAAGGCAACTGGGCCGCGGGCGTGTACGAGAACAAGCCCAGCGCCACCGGCATCCGCACGGGCCACAAGGACCGTTACCTCACCGCGATCGGCGCGGCGAAGCCCGTCTCGCGGCATCGCACCGGCGAGCGCGTGGCCGCCTGA
- a CDS encoding sigma-70 family RNA polymerase sigma factor has protein sequence MSGHAERNRLIEENLPLAGYLAREVHSRATHVPQEELAAVGALALVTAAAAFDPTLGVPFGAYARRRILGAFADEMRSMDWATRGIRKRIKEVTAVRDTLTAALGRTATPDEIATAAGLPRETVLESLDDAARTVTSLDDASVLAVPSDIALPEESATLRERREILTRAVAALPDRMRAIIQAVYIDERPVKQIAEELGVSHSAVSQQRAEAVRLLRDAMERFHLDGDAAPTSRVSETTRDAYFSRIGSPSATRVPARV, from the coding sequence ATGTCGGGCCACGCAGAGCGTAACCGTCTCATCGAAGAGAATCTTCCATTGGCGGGATACCTGGCCCGTGAGGTGCATTCGCGCGCCACGCACGTGCCGCAGGAGGAGCTCGCCGCGGTGGGCGCCCTTGCCCTCGTCACGGCCGCCGCAGCGTTCGACCCCACCCTGGGCGTGCCGTTCGGAGCGTATGCGCGCCGCCGCATCCTCGGTGCCTTCGCCGACGAGATGCGATCCATGGACTGGGCCACCCGTGGCATCCGCAAGCGCATCAAGGAGGTCACGGCCGTCCGTGACACCCTGACGGCGGCGCTCGGTCGCACGGCCACTCCCGACGAGATCGCCACGGCCGCGGGACTTCCGCGCGAAACCGTGCTCGAATCGCTCGACGACGCGGCCCGCACGGTCACGAGCCTCGACGATGCGTCCGTGCTCGCCGTGCCCTCGGACATCGCCCTGCCCGAAGAGTCGGCCACGCTGCGCGAGCGGCGGGAGATCCTCACCCGCGCCGTGGCGGCCCTGCCCGATCGGATGCGCGCCATCATCCAGGCGGTGTACATCGACGAGCGGCCGGTCAAGCAGATCGCGGAAGAGCTGGGCGTCTCGCACTCCGCCGTGTCACAGCAGCGCGCCGAGGCCGTGCGCCTGCTGCGCGACGCCATGGAGCGCTTCCACCTCGACGGCGACGCCGCGCCCACTTCCCGCGTGTCCGAGACGACCCGCGACGCGTACTTCTCCCGCATCGGCTCCCCCTCGGCCACGAGAGTTCCGGCCCGCGTCTAA